The Acropora muricata isolate sample 2 chromosome 5, ASM3666990v1, whole genome shotgun sequence genome includes a window with the following:
- the LOC136917417 gene encoding uncharacterized protein: MGRWMNGPKFLKLPEEEWPVQTTTPYREEDMERRQVNAVSSVLYADVGKVIDVQNFSRWRRLIRVTAWIKRLAEKIRLRRNALSGREGPLMPEELKNAEMSWIRSAQEDLKSRMKNGEFKTLSPFVDDKGIIRVGGRIDKAIMSYEEKHPVLLPSEHRISLLITSHIHNQGHPGIATTTAKTRRNYWILKASKLSKAVKFKCVTCRKMAHKAEMQLMADLPVLRLAPQTPPFRYTACDYFGPFSVKVGRNKRAQHYGVIFTCLNTRAVHLEMAVDLTTMEFIQVLRRFFSIRGYPAVLLITGRRWLVLLENYAK; encoded by the coding sequence ATGGGAAGATGGATGAACGGTCCTAAATTTTTGAAACTTCCAGAAGAAGAATGGCCGGTCCAAACAACTACACCGTACCGAGAAGAAGACATGGAACGTCGCCAAGTTAATGCTGTCAGTTCAGTCCTGTATGCAGATGTAGGAAAGGTAATCGATGTGCAGAATTTCTCTAGGTGGCGAAGACTGATACGAGTTACCGCGTGGATAAAGCGACTAGCTGAGAAGATACGCCTCAGGAGAAACGCACTCAGCGGACGAGAAGGACCCCTCATGCCTGAAGAATTGAAGAATGCTGAGATGTCATGGATCAGAAGTGCCCAAGAAGATTTAAAGAGTCGAATGAAGAATGGAGAATTTAAGACACTGAGCCCGTTTGTAGACGACAAAGGAATAATCAGGGTTGGAGGAAGGATCGATAAAGCAATCATGTCTTACGAAGAAAAACACCCAGTGCTGCTTCCCAGCGAACACAGAATATCACTACTTATTACCAGCCACATTCATAATCAGGGACACCCTGGAATAGCAACCACGACTGCAAAAACAAGACGAAATTACTGGATCCTAAAGGCCAGCAAGCTCAGTAAGGCTGTAAAGTTCAAGTGTGTTACTTGTCGAAAAATGGCTCACAAGGCAGAAATGCAGTTAATGGCCGATCTTCCAGTACTTCGTCTGGCACCACAGACCCCACCTTTCCGCTATACTGCTTGCGACTATTTTGGACCTTTTAGTGTCAAAGTAGGACGAAACAAGAGAGCGCAGCATTACGGCGTCATCTTCACCTGCCTTAACACCAGAGCAGTTCACCTAGAAATGGCAGTGGACCTGACCACAATGGAGTTTATCCAGGTGCTTAGGAGATTTTTCTCTATCCGTGGATACCCGGCAGTGCTCTTGATAACGGGTCGCAGATGGTTGGTGCTGCTCGAGAACTACGCGAAATGA
- the LOC136917418 gene encoding uncharacterized protein yields the protein MIQGLDSDQLREYCTERRIHWIFTTPAAPNQNGCAEALVKSCKRALKKAIGEQVLTPFELYTCLLEVGNLVNQRPIGRVPNDPDDGKYLCPNDMLLGRATSEVPQGPFNDTKNPRR from the coding sequence ATGATCCAAGGTCTAGATTCTGACCAGCTCCGTGAATACTGTACTGAAAGACGGATTCATTGGATATTCACCACTCCAGCTGCCCCCAACCAGAATGGATGTGCTGAGGCACTTGTTAAGAGTTGCAAGCGAGCTTTAAAGAAAGCAATTGGCGAACAGGTTCTGACCCCGTTCGAGCTGTACACTTGCCTCTTAGAAGTCGGAAATCTGGTAAACCAACGCCCTATCGGCCGTGTTCCAAATGACCCTGACGATGGAAAGTATCTATGCCCCAACGACATGCTCCTGGGACGCGCGACATCGGAAGTTCCCCAGGGCCCGTTCAACGACACGAAAAACCCTCGACGTTGA